gtcaccgagggagtgagtgtagatcgagaacagaagggggccaagcactgaaccttggggaacccccacagtaaggggatgggagcgggaggaggagcctgcaaaagagactgagaatgaacgaccggagagataagaggagaaccgggagaggacggagtctgtgaagccaaggttggatagtgtgttgaggagaaggggttctcgttctcgttctcgcctgtcccgccatcgacccccggcccacatcctcccccgggcctggaatgccctgctccctctgcccatccgccaagctagctctcttcctcccttcaaggccctactgagagctcacctcctccaggaggccttcccagactgagccccctccttcctctccccgtcttacctccttcccttccccacagcacttgtatatatgtatatatgtttgtacatatttattactctatttatttatttattttacttgtacatatgtattctatttattttattttgttagtatgtttggttttgttctctgtctcccccttttagactgtgagcccactgttgggtagggactgtctccatatgttgccaacttgtacttcccaagtgcttagtacagtgctctgcacacagtaagtgctcaataaatacaattgattgattgattgaagaggggagagtcattgcctgttagatttgaggagggaggacatttcaggccagaggcaggacatgggcaagagatcagtggtgagagagatgagatcgaggtacagtgagaaggttggcattagaaaagcacagtgtgtggactgagttgtaggaggggagcagtgaggtgaggtggggggggtaaGAGGATTTGAGGGCCTTAAAGTCCTTTGGATGCTTAAAACCCAGGATTCACTCCCAGGAGTGTGTGGATGTGGGCATTATTTGAGGGGGCAGAGGACACGAGATACATGGGAAACACAATGAAGAGACAAGGAAATGCTagtctggggagagggagagagtcttTATTTAGAGGTTTCAGAGAGAGATTCCATCAGCTGGGGTTTGTCTGTTTAGGGAGGAGTCCTGCCTTCTTCGGCCAAGTCGGGAAGGATGAGGGGGAAGGGGCTCACTTGGAGAACTTTGCAGAggattttattgattgatcagtgggtGAGCCCTGCCAAGTTGAGAATTGGGGAATGTCCTGGAAGAGGCCCCAGTGAACGGCATTAGATCTTACACTGGCAGCAGATGGGGGGACCGCAGCTGGCCTTGGCACAGCAGAGGGGCTTACAGCAAGGAACACAGCAGTCAGACTGGCAGCAGGGGGACTTACAGCAGCTAGACTGAGCACAGCAAGGGGGCTTACAGCAGCTGGCCTGGCAGCAGGATGGCTTACAGCAGGGCGCACAGCAGTCAGACTGGCAGCAGGAGGGTTTACAGCAGCTGGCCTGGGCACAGCAAGGGGGCTTACAGCAGCTGGCCTGGCAGCAGGGGGGTGCGCAGCAGGGCACACAGCAGCCGGACTGGCAGCAGGGGGGCTTACAGCAGCTGGCCTGGCAGCAGCAGGGCACACAGCAGCTGGTTGGGCAGCAGGGGGGTGCACAGAAGGGCACGCAGCAGCTGTTCTGAGCACAGCAGGGCACACAGCAGCAGGACTGGCAGCAGGAACTACAGCCTCCACATGAATCACAGCCTCCTTTGGAGCCTCCACAGGATCCACAGCCTCCTTTAGTGCCTCCGCATGAACCACAGCCTCCTTTACTGCCACCACAGGATCCACAGCCTCCTTTGCTGCCTCCACAAGAACCACAGCCTCCTTTACTGCCGCCACAGGATCCCCAGCCTCCTTTGCTGCCTCCACAAGATCCACAGCCTCCTTTAGTGCCTCCGCATGAACCACAGCCTCCTTTAGTGCCTCCACAGGATCCGCAGCCTCCGCACGAACCACAGCCTCCTTCGCCGCAACCAGAGCTGCAGCACGCTGGCACACAGCAGGTCGTGCAGCACACGGGCACGCAGCACCCAGATCCGCAGCCTCCACCGCAGCCCCCACAGCCGGACGCGCAGCCCCCAGAACCTCCAGAGCAGCCCATGGTTGGTGCCGGTCGGGTTTCAGGTGGTCCCAGAGTGTCCGATTTGGAGTGGAAGAGTGTGGGTTGTCTGGGGTCCTTCTCCCTGTGGGCTTATATAGTCCTGCCCGGGGCTGCCGTCACCACACACACTTTCACACACACCCCATcgcttccttgttgttgtttacTGCCTCCTCCCCGGGAAACCTCCTTCCTCTcgtggcttcctcctcctccaatgggGCTCATTAGCCACAACCAGATGGAGCTTTCCCTGTGCCTATTG
This genomic stretch from Tachyglossus aculeatus isolate mTacAcu1 chromosome 22, mTacAcu1.pri, whole genome shotgun sequence harbors:
- the LOC119943902 gene encoding keratin-associated protein 5-4-like, with translation MGCSGGSGGCASGCGGCGGGCGSGCCVPVCCTTCCVPACCSSGCGEGGCGSCGGCGSCGGTKGGCGSCGGTKGGCGSCGGSKGGWGSCGGSKGGCGSCGGSKGGCGSCGGSKGGCGSCGGTKGGCGSCGGSKGGCDSCGGCSSCCQSCCCVPCCAQNSCCVPFCAPPCCPTSCCVPCCCQSDCCAPCCKPSCCQASCCKPPCCAQSSCCKSPCCQSDCCVPCCKPLCCAKASCGPPICCQCKI